One segment of Panicum virgatum strain AP13 chromosome 3K, P.virgatum_v5, whole genome shotgun sequence DNA contains the following:
- the LOC120698832 gene encoding E3 ubiquitin-protein ligase RLIM-like, whose protein sequence is MGSGSSKAAAASSSSSSASEAGGEVKRGNGTGKGRRARSLLPLPSSACFRGSAAPAEGGASSAARTPPAGEANKGGETTSLPSLVHSAKSDEDALTVPKSRPGEETVAPSSDNERDQDDDALQNPAATSTSEAAANQLPNPSDRPRPRFGANFGLSRAVSLGSSVACSILSSGLSASANPGESHGEVTSSSDAVISQQGGALTAGIDSTLDMLRDSVTAQARAARQARRNQLESEDASFRNSNRRIGSEPFEGSVRFSRTLSVGRLRDRVLRRTPFSDGLFTPSLLYDRAVWPSGNGSARQDLATMQRTNSDRSSELRSDPSANYNSSSETLREASNRDLLERRSAFLERRRRIRSQVRALQRLGSRFENLSGHERSCILSGQHRTGNCNCRTSGRTGNPDEETSTRASISRIVMLAEALFEVLDEIHQQSAALSSSRPSFSSIGSVPAPREIVECLPVKVYRKPLKHRTEEAAQCYICLVEYEEGDCVRVLPCNHEFHLTCVDKWLKEIHRVCPLCRGDVCRSDVSNIGKVG, encoded by the exons ATgggatctgggagcagcaaggccgccgccgcctcctcgtcgtcctcatcggcatcggaggcgggcggcgaggtGAAGCGGGGGAATGGGACCGGCAAGGGGCGGCGGGCGAGgagcctgctgccgctgccgagcTCCGCCTGCTTCCGCGGCTCCGCGGCGCCGGCAGAAGGCGGCGCTTCTTCCGCTGCCCGAacgccgccggcgggcgag GCTAACAAGGGAGGGGAGACCACAAGCCTGCCTTCGCTGGTTCACTCTGCAAAGTCTGACGAAGATGCTCTCACGGTGCCTAAATCTCGCCCAGGTGAAGAGACAGTAGCGCCTTCATCAGATAATGAGAGAGACCAAGATGATGATGCGCTACAGAATCCTGCTGCCACTAGCACATCTGAAGCTGCGGCCAATCAATTGCCAAATCCTTCTGACAGGCCAAGGCCACGCTTTGGTGCCAACTTCGGGTTGAGTAGGGCTGTCAGCTTGGGATCATCTGTAGCTTGCTCCATTCTGTCATCTGGCCTATCTGCTTCAGCCAATCCAGGTGAAAGCCACGGAGAGGTGACCAGTTCTTCTGATGCAGTTATCTCCCAACAAGGCGGTGCCCTGACTGCTGGGATCGATTCTACTCTGGATATGCTTAGAGATAGTGTCACAGCACAAGCTAGAGCAGCTCGTCAGGCTAGGAGAAATCAGCTAGAATCTGAAGATGCTAGCTTTAGGAACTCCAATAGAAGGATTGGATCCGAGCCTTTCGAAGGCAGTGTTCGATTTAGCCGAACGTTGAGTGTTGGGCGGCTTCGAGACAGAGTTCTCAGGAGGACTCCGTTCTCAGATGGGCTATTCACCCCTTCACTTCTTTATGATAGGGCTGTGTGGCCGTCAGGAAATGGTAGTGCTAGGCAGGATTTAGCAACGATGCAGAGGACTAATTCCGATAGAAGTTCAGAATTGCGCTCTGATCCTTCAGCCAACTACAATTCTAGCTCTGAGACCTTGAGAGAGGCAAGTAATCGGGATCTACTGGAGCGCAGATCAGCTTTTCTTGAAAGGAGGAGAAGGATACGATCTCAG GTCAGAGCTCTCCAAAGATTGGGCAGCAGGTTTGAAAATTTATCTGGTCATGAGAGGTCCTGCATACTATCTGGTCAACATAGAACTGGAAATTGCAACTGCAGAACAAGCGGTCGAACAGGTAATCCTGATGAAGAAACTAGCACGAGGGCTAGCATATCAAGAATTGTTATGTTAGCAGAAGCACTCTTTGAG GTTCTGGATGAAATCCACCAGCAGTCTGCTGCATTATCATCATCAAGACCATCATTTTCTTCAATTGGATCTGTTCCTGCTCCAAGGGAGATCGTTGAGTGTCTTCCTGTAAAGGTTTATAGGAAGCCATTGAAACATCGAACTGAGGAGGCTGCACA ATGCTATATTTGCCTTGTTGAATACGAGGAGGGAGATTGTGTCCGTGTACTTCCATGTAATCATGAATTTCATCTAACATGTGTAGATAAATGGCTAAAAGAGATTCACAG